The segment GAGCGGATCGAGACGAGCCACCCCTGCCGGGTCATCCGGGACACCGCCGCCCGGACCGCCGAGGGCGTAAAGCCCAACTCCGTCATGAGGGCGATGAGGCTTCCCACCCACACGGTTCCGCCGTAATGGCGAACGTAGTCCCCGTACAGGGTGAACAGCATCGACCGGGCCTGCATCCTAGACGAGGCCCTCGACCACGGTGGCGATCCCTTGACCGACGCCGATGCACATGGTAGCGAGTCCCCACCGTGCTTGACGGCGCCGCATCTCGTACGCCAGCGTGACGAGAATGCGGGCCCCGCTCGCGCCGATGGGGTGGCCGAGGGCAATGGCCCCCCCGTTGGGGTTGAGCCGGGTTCGGTCGATCTCCAGATCGCGCACGCACGCGAGCACCTGGGCCGCGAACGCCTCGTTCACCTCGATCACCTCGATCTCATCGATCCGCCGGCCCGCGCGGGTCAGCGCCTTCCGCGTGGCCGGGACGGGCCCGATGCCCATATACGACGGATCGACCCCCGCCGCCGCGGTCGCGGCGATGCGGGCGATCGGCCGGCGCCCCTCCCGCTCCGCCCATTCGGCGGCCGCGATCAGCAACGCCGCGGCGCCGTCGTTGATCCCCGACGAGTTCCCCGCGGTCACGGTCCCCCCCGACCGAAACGCCGGACGCAACGCGGACAATCGTGCCAGCGTCGTCTCAGGCCTCGGATGCTCGTCGCTGTCGACGGTGACGGCCTCACCCCGGGGCCGGGGGATCGTCACCGGCACGATCTCCTCGGCGAACCGTCCCTCTCGCATCGCGGTGGCGGCCCGTTGCTGGCTTTCCAAGGCAAACACATCCTGGTCTTCGCGGGAGATCGCGTACCGCTCCGCTACGTTTTCCGCCGTCTCCCCCATGCTGTAGAGGGGATAGATTTCCGAGAGCTTCGGGTTGGGGAACCTCCATCCGATCGTCGTGTCTTGCAGGACCATGGGCCCGCGGGGGAACGCCTCCTCCGGTGAGGCAAGCACGTAGGGCGCGCGTGTCATACTCTCCACTCCCCCGGCGATATAGACGTCGCCGACGCCGCAAGCGATGGCATGTGCCGCGGCGTGGACGGCCTGCATCCCCGAGCCACAGAGCCGGTTCACGGTCTGCCCGGGGACGTCGACCGGGAGCCCGGCGAGGAGGGCCGCCATCCGCGCGATGTTCCGGTTGTCTTCGCCCGCCTGGTTGGCGCACCCCATTACGACGTCTTCGATCACCGCGGGATCGAGGGTGTTTCGCCGGACGATCGCCTGCACGACATGTGCGGCCAGATCGTCGGGACGCACCTGCCTGAGCGCCCCGGCATACCGGCCGATGGGCGTCCGGATCCCATCCAAGATCACGACATCACGCATCTCCGAGTCCTCCCGTTTCTAGGGCGCCTCAGCGTCCCGTGTATGCGGGCGATCGCTTCGCGAGAAACGCGGCTACGCCCTCGCGGTGGTCGTCGGTCCGTCCCGCGATCTCCTGGAGTTGCGCTTCGTACTCGAGCGCGTCGCCAAAATCGGCGGCAACGGCCTGATTGACCGCCCGCTTGGTCAACCCATACGCCCGCGTCGGCCCCGCGGCGAGGCGGCCGGCCCACTCCAGGGCGCGCGGGAGGAGGTCGTCGTGCGGAACGATCCGGTTGACCAGTCCCAGCCGTTCCGCCGTGATCGCATCGATGGGATCGGCGAAGAACATCATCTCGAGCGCCTTTCCGATCCCGACGAGTCGGGGAAGGAGCCACGTGCCGCCCGAATCGGGGATCAGCCCCACCCGTGAGAACACTTCAATAAATGACGCCCGGTCCGACGCGATCCGGAGATCGGCCGCCAGCGCGAGATTGCACCCCGCGCCCGCGGCCACGCCGTTGATCGCGGCGATCACCGGTTTCTCCATCGTCCGCATCCGCAGCACGATCCCATTGTACCGCGTCCGGAGCAGGTCTCCCAAGGAGGTCTGGCCGGGGGTCTGCTCCCGCAGATCGGCGCCGGCGCAGAACCCGCGCCCGGACGCCGCGAGCAGCACGCACCGCGCATCCGGGTCGCGCTCCGCATCGCGCAGCGCGTCCTGGAGCTCCTTCGCCAGCTGCGCGCTGATGGCATTCAGCACGCCCGGCCGGTTCAAGGTGATGATCCGAACGCCGTCCTTCGCCTCCACGAGCAACGTTTCGTACATGGCCGCGCCTCCCTTCACCCGCCCGATCTTCGGGGATCATCGAGCAGCCGTCGAACCGTGTGAAACACACCATCGAGCATCACTTCGGTCAGCCGGCCGGTATTGGTGTTTTGCCGGCTGGGATGATACGAAGCCACCACCGCGGGGAAGTCGGGCCCCGGCACGTGGACCGCGCCGTGGGCGAACCGCATCCCGTGCACGGGCGCACCGAGCGAGCGGAGAAGCCGGCGGCAGACCGCAAAGCCAATCTGCCCGAGCGCTACCATCACACGGACGTTGGTGAGGAGCGCGGTTTCGCGAACGAGAAACCGTGCGCAGCGCGCGATCTCCAGGGGCCGGGGCCGGTTGTCCGGGGGCGCGCAGCGCACGGCCGCAGTGATGTACGCTCGCTCGAGGCGCAGGGCGTCATCCCGCCGGACCGTCGTCGGCTGGTTGGCGAACCCCGCGCGGTGCATCGCCCGGATCAGCCACGCGCCCGAGGCGTCCCCCGTGAACATGCGCCCGGTGCGGTTGGCTCCGTGCGCCGCTGGCGCCAGACCGACGATCAACACCTCGGCGCGCGGATCCCCGAAACCGGGAACGGGTTTCCCCCAGTACGTCCACCCGGCATACTCGCGCTTGCGCTCGGCGGCGACGCGCTCGCAGTATCGCCGCAGGCGGGGACACGCCGTGCACGCGACAACATCGCGCGCCACCAGAGCGAGCGAGTCGCCCCGCGTCACCGCCCGGTGAACTGCGCCGGTCGCTTCTCGAGAAACGCCCGAACCCCTTCGCGTTTGTCCTCGGTACTAAA is part of the bacterium genome and harbors:
- a CDS encoding phenylacetic acid degradation operon negative regulatory protein PaaX, encoding MQARSMLFTLYGDYVRHYGGTVWVGSLIALMTELGFTPSAVRAAVSRMTRQGWLVSIRS
- a CDS encoding enoyl-CoA hydratase-related protein; protein product: MYETLLVEAKDGVRIITLNRPGVLNAISAQLAKELQDALRDAERDPDARCVLLAASGRGFCAGADLREQTPGQTSLGDLLRTRYNGIVLRMRTMEKPVIAAINGVAAGAGCNLALAADLRIASDRASFIEVFSRVGLIPDSGGTWLLPRLVGIGKALEMMFFADPIDAITAERLGLVNRIVPHDDLLPRALEWAGRLAAGPTRAYGLTKRAVNQAVAADFGDALEYEAQLQEIAGRTDDHREGVAAFLAKRSPAYTGR
- a CDS encoding acetyl-CoA C-acyltransferase encodes the protein MRDVVILDGIRTPIGRYAGALRQVRPDDLAAHVVQAIVRRNTLDPAVIEDVVMGCANQAGEDNRNIARMAALLAGLPVDVPGQTVNRLCGSGMQAVHAAAHAIACGVGDVYIAGGVESMTRAPYVLASPEEAFPRGPMVLQDTTIGWRFPNPKLSEIYPLYSMGETAENVAERYAISREDQDVFALESQQRAATAMREGRFAEEIVPVTIPRPRGEAVTVDSDEHPRPETTLARLSALRPAFRSGGTVTAGNSSGINDGAAALLIAAAEWAEREGRRPIARIAATAAAGVDPSYMGIGPVPATRKALTRAGRRIDEIEVIEVNEAFAAQVLACVRDLEIDRTRLNPNGGAIALGHPIGASGARILVTLAYEMRRRQARWGLATMCIGVGQGIATVVEGLV
- a CDS encoding uracil-DNA glycosylase; translated protein: MTRGDSLALVARDVVACTACPRLRRYCERVAAERKREYAGWTYWGKPVPGFGDPRAEVLIVGLAPAAHGANRTGRMFTGDASGAWLIRAMHRAGFANQPTTVRRDDALRLERAYITAAVRCAPPDNRPRPLEIARCARFLVRETALLTNVRVMVALGQIGFAVCRRLLRSLGAPVHGMRFAHGAVHVPGPDFPAVVASYHPSRQNTNTGRLTEVMLDGVFHTVRRLLDDPRRSGG